In Leptospira perdikensis, the following are encoded in one genomic region:
- a CDS encoding serine hydrolase domain-containing protein: MKQTKHFLTIGLFIFCWIHSTLDSNPNSTTDCPKPIADVDWQIAESIDSEFEKQKFCELVKEATDAESEIHSFVIERHGKLITEIYNTKKDKPFNKRYGLRLPFDGETKFDINTLHDVRSVSKSVVSLLFGIAIHKKIIGDLNASVLSDYSELSIPKEDPRHKITWENLLTMSSGLDWEEWRYGFLFSDETRLLWKKDITKFVFDREILFPPGTKFNYNGGGTSVLSDILIKKTGKPLKNLAKEWLFDPLEIQNFEWVEDQNGRALAHAGLRLKPRDMLKIGRFVLNGGKWKGKQVVPKQWLVDSLQYHIDSEVKIFRKNETTLGYGYHWWLGETVLPNKKIPWSLALGNGGQLIFLIPSLDMVIVTTAGGYGNPKVIQDILEFVDKIISTAK, from the coding sequence TTGAAACAAACGAAACACTTTCTAACGATTGGCCTTTTTATTTTTTGTTGGATTCATTCGACTCTAGATTCGAATCCCAACTCTACCACTGATTGCCCAAAACCCATTGCCGATGTCGACTGGCAAATTGCGGAGTCCATCGATTCAGAATTTGAGAAACAAAAGTTTTGTGAATTAGTCAAAGAGGCCACAGACGCAGAAAGCGAAATACATTCGTTTGTGATAGAACGTCATGGAAAATTAATCACAGAAATATATAATACAAAAAAAGACAAACCATTTAACAAACGCTATGGACTAAGACTCCCCTTTGATGGGGAAACAAAGTTTGATATAAACACTTTACACGATGTTCGTTCCGTAAGTAAGTCGGTGGTTTCTTTACTTTTTGGAATTGCCATTCACAAAAAAATTATCGGGGATCTGAATGCATCTGTTCTTTCTGACTACTCCGAACTTTCTATTCCAAAAGAAGACCCCAGGCATAAAATTACTTGGGAAAACCTTCTAACTATGAGTAGTGGGTTAGATTGGGAAGAATGGCGGTATGGATTTTTATTCAGCGATGAAACAAGGCTTCTTTGGAAAAAGGATATAACAAAATTTGTTTTTGATAGAGAGATTCTTTTTCCACCAGGAACCAAATTCAATTACAACGGCGGAGGCACATCAGTACTTTCCGATATACTAATCAAAAAAACTGGCAAACCATTAAAAAATTTGGCCAAGGAATGGTTATTTGACCCACTAGAGATTCAAAATTTTGAATGGGTGGAAGATCAAAATGGAAGAGCACTAGCCCATGCCGGTCTCCGATTAAAACCGAGAGATATGTTAAAAATAGGTAGGTTTGTATTAAATGGAGGAAAATGGAAAGGCAAACAAGTTGTTCCAAAACAGTGGTTAGTTGATTCTTTACAATACCATATAGATTCAGAAGTAAAGATTTTTAGAAAAAACGAAACAACCCTCGGTTATGGTTACCACTGGTGGCTCGGGGAAACTGTTTTACCAAATAAAAAAATTCCTTGGTCCCTTGCCTTGGGAAATGGTGGGCAACTCATCTTTCTGATTCCTAGCTTGGATATGGTAATCGTTACAACGGCCGGAGGTTATGGAAATCCCAAGGTGATCCAAGACATTCTGGAATTCGTAGACAAAATCATATCTACCGCTAAGTGA
- a CDS encoding EF-hand domain-containing protein, with protein MKKILTLLTGITFLSFAPLVAHDKEGHGKNGMAGDHFKKMDTNGDNKISKEEWQKSHEGFFTELDKDADGSVTLEEMKSARKEKRDEKKEEMKDKVKETKKKKDEKKSKPSE; from the coding sequence ATGAAAAAAATTCTAACCCTATTGACAGGTATAACCTTTCTTTCCTTCGCACCCCTTGTTGCTCATGACAAAGAAGGTCACGGAAAAAATGGAATGGCAGGTGATCATTTTAAAAAAATGGACACGAATGGTGATAACAAAATTTCCAAAGAAGAATGGCAAAAATCTCATGAGGGATTTTTCACCGAACTTGATAAAGACGCAGATGGATCTGTGACTTTAGAAGAAATGAAATCGGCAAGGAAAGAAAAACGGGATGAAAAAAAAGAAGAAATGAAAGACAAAGTCAAAGAAACCAAAAAGAAAAAAGACGAAAAAAAGTCTAAACCTTCCGAATAA
- the mgtA gene encoding magnesium-translocating P-type ATPase, whose product MQTRSNLSPWWQKPLNDTLISLGVGNYGLNADEVTSKLKQFGENVFVDRKTKPIWQKLLARFRNPLILLLLFASAVSAFMGEFSNFIIIAILVFFSILLDFIQEHKAGKAADSLRHSVSVHTTVVRGGRPTDIPVSKIVPGDLVLLSAGDLVPADGRVLEAKDFFVKQALLTGETYPVEKHPGELGPISNDITDASNAVFMGTSVISGSAKILIVNTGLDTAMGAIAENLTVTPPPNSFELGTEKFGILIMRMTILLVLFVLLVNAILHKPWLDSFLFAVALAVGLTPELLPMVTSITLSRGAIMMAKKKVIVKQLSSIQNLGSMDTLCTDKTGTLTESKIKLEKHVNIHGESDTRVLELAFLNSYFETGLKSPLDEAILEHKEVQTDRWTKIDEVPFDFERRRVSVLLDHLDKNNRELVVKGAPEEIIRLCTHYETEQETIEPINSIVLEKIRSVYTSLEKEGYRVLGIAWREETKEHKHAVVSDETELTLSGFAAFLDPPKESAKTALSALNEIGVSVKVITGDSELVTLHVCSELKMPVQGVLTGKELDQMDDSALKFHIETTNLFCRMNPSQKNRIILALKEKGHVVGYLGDGVNDAPSLHSADVGLSVDSAVDVAKEAADMILLDHDLHVLYEGVMEGRRTFGNIMKYIMMGTSSNFGNMFSMAGAALFLPFLPMLPTQILLNNLLYDISEIPIPLDEVDKEELKFPRIMDIGFIRNFMLTIGPISSAFDFLTFYVMLTLLHANETLFQTGWFVESLCTQVLVIFIIRTRGNPIKSRPNRILAMVSFSIAAIGALLPFTSIGSYFGLIPPPLEFYAILASMVVIYLIVVESVKRMFYHFQFRK is encoded by the coding sequence TTTAAATGCAGATGAGGTAACCTCAAAACTAAAACAATTCGGTGAAAATGTTTTTGTAGACCGCAAAACAAAACCTATATGGCAAAAACTATTAGCTCGATTTAGAAATCCTCTAATTCTACTTCTATTATTTGCTAGTGCTGTTTCTGCGTTTATGGGAGAATTTTCTAATTTCATCATCATTGCCATTTTAGTTTTTTTTAGTATTCTTCTAGATTTTATCCAGGAACACAAAGCGGGGAAAGCGGCAGACAGTTTGCGCCATTCTGTTTCCGTCCATACAACAGTTGTTCGCGGTGGAAGACCAACGGACATTCCTGTTTCCAAAATAGTTCCAGGAGACCTAGTATTACTTTCTGCAGGTGATTTAGTTCCTGCCGACGGACGGGTGTTAGAGGCAAAAGATTTTTTTGTCAAACAAGCTTTACTTACTGGCGAAACATATCCTGTGGAAAAACATCCAGGAGAACTGGGTCCAATATCGAATGATATCACGGATGCATCAAACGCCGTTTTTATGGGAACCTCTGTGATTAGCGGAAGTGCCAAAATCCTAATTGTGAATACAGGTTTGGATACTGCGATGGGAGCCATTGCAGAAAACCTAACCGTCACACCACCACCTAATTCCTTTGAACTCGGTACGGAAAAGTTTGGAATTCTCATCATGAGGATGACCATTCTTCTTGTACTTTTTGTTTTATTGGTCAATGCAATTTTGCACAAACCTTGGCTTGACTCTTTTTTGTTTGCAGTGGCTTTAGCAGTTGGTTTGACACCGGAGTTACTGCCGATGGTAACTTCCATCACACTTTCCCGTGGTGCCATTATGATGGCAAAAAAGAAGGTTATCGTAAAACAACTTTCTTCCATCCAGAATCTTGGATCAATGGATACACTTTGTACGGATAAAACAGGAACTCTGACAGAATCAAAAATTAAACTAGAGAAACATGTAAACATTCATGGAGAATCGGATACGCGTGTATTAGAGTTGGCTTTCCTAAACAGTTATTTTGAAACTGGATTAAAGAGTCCATTGGATGAGGCCATTTTAGAACATAAAGAGGTTCAAACAGATCGTTGGACAAAAATTGATGAAGTGCCATTTGATTTCGAGCGGCGGAGGGTTTCTGTTTTATTAGATCATTTAGATAAAAACAACAGAGAGCTTGTGGTAAAAGGTGCCCCAGAAGAAATCATTCGACTCTGCACTCACTATGAAACAGAACAAGAAACGATTGAACCCATAAACTCGATTGTTTTAGAAAAAATTCGTTCCGTTTACACTTCCTTAGAAAAAGAAGGATACCGAGTATTAGGAATCGCCTGGAGAGAAGAAACAAAAGAACACAAACATGCAGTAGTCAGTGATGAAACAGAACTAACACTTTCTGGATTTGCCGCTTTTTTAGACCCACCGAAAGAAAGTGCAAAGACCGCCTTATCTGCATTAAATGAAATTGGAGTTTCTGTAAAGGTCATTACTGGTGATAGTGAACTTGTAACTTTACATGTATGTTCTGAATTAAAAATGCCAGTCCAGGGAGTTCTCACAGGCAAAGAACTGGACCAAATGGATGATTCGGCATTGAAGTTTCATATAGAAACCACCAATCTATTTTGCCGGATGAATCCATCGCAAAAAAACAGAATCATTTTAGCACTAAAAGAAAAAGGTCATGTGGTTGGGTATTTGGGGGATGGTGTCAACGATGCACCGTCCTTGCACTCTGCCGATGTAGGATTGTCTGTGGATTCCGCAGTGGATGTGGCCAAAGAGGCCGCGGATATGATTTTATTAGATCATGATTTACATGTATTGTATGAAGGAGTGATGGAAGGCAGGCGAACTTTTGGGAATATCATGAAATACATCATGATGGGAACAAGTTCCAATTTTGGGAATATGTTCAGTATGGCAGGAGCCGCTTTGTTTTTACCATTCCTTCCCATGTTACCCACACAAATCCTTCTCAACAATCTTTTATACGATATTTCGGAAATACCCATTCCCTTAGATGAAGTAGATAAAGAAGAACTAAAATTCCCAAGAATCATGGACATTGGTTTCATTCGAAACTTTATGTTAACAATAGGACCAATCAGTTCTGCTTTTGATTTTTTGACCTTCTATGTAATGTTAACTCTTTTACATGCAAACGAAACTTTATTCCAAACGGGTTGGTTTGTGGAATCGCTTTGTACCCAAGTTCTTGTGATCTTTATCATTAGAACACGTGGTAATCCAATCAAAAGTAGACCAAACCGAATCCTTGCAATGGTATCATTCAGTATCGCGGCGATTGGTGCTTTGTTACCATTCACATCCATCGGATCTTATTTTGGACTGATTCCCCCGCCATTGGAGTTTTATGCGATATTGGCTTCAATGGTTGTGATTTATTTGATTGTGGTGGAATCGGTGAAACGAATGTTTTATCACTTTCAATTTAGAAAATAA